A stretch of Gemmatimonas aurantiaca T-27 DNA encodes these proteins:
- a CDS encoding TolC family protein, translating into MKLGQSVGLAMVGAVLVAAPLGAQPPAVPEDGARPVSLQEAIDMASRNAPAAVQARGLNRNAAAARRQAVASYFPTINLSATSGNTQGTTINSFNGQLTALSGNPWSYGNTLRMDLDLFDGGRRFSEARRIRATADVAEVAATTARFDATLQVKQQFYAALAARESAAAARAQLEQADQQLKASTARVAAGVATKSDSLRSAILLGNAQLAVLTAENDLRVANASLTRVSGSTTTITASAADTLDTPVALPSEVELTMLASDGPAIRLAQSNVAVAKAAKQSQRTSYLPTLGMSFQYAFNQNSAGFAGRNLLLVGSEHATRQTMNFNINYPLFNGLLRESQSVQADVTLTNAEAQLRDVQLAAKQNLTTNLRSLQNAMARVQVQMAAIAAAEEDLRVQQQRYALGASTLLDLLTSQTTLNQARQALIQARLDSRIARAQLSVLIGREL; encoded by the coding sequence GTGAAGCTTGGTCAGTCCGTTGGTCTGGCTATGGTCGGGGCGGTCCTGGTGGCCGCCCCGCTTGGCGCTCAGCCCCCTGCCGTCCCAGAAGACGGCGCCCGTCCCGTGTCGCTGCAGGAAGCGATCGATATGGCTTCGCGCAACGCCCCGGCGGCTGTGCAGGCGCGTGGGCTCAATCGCAACGCCGCCGCCGCCCGTCGGCAGGCGGTGGCTTCCTATTTCCCGACCATCAACCTGTCGGCGACCAGTGGCAATACGCAGGGCACGACCATCAACAGTTTCAATGGTCAGCTGACGGCGTTGTCGGGCAATCCGTGGAGCTATGGCAACACGCTCCGCATGGATCTCGATCTGTTCGACGGCGGGCGCCGCTTCTCTGAAGCGAGACGCATTCGGGCTACGGCTGATGTCGCCGAGGTCGCAGCCACCACCGCACGGTTTGATGCAACTCTGCAGGTGAAGCAGCAGTTCTATGCGGCACTCGCGGCGCGCGAATCCGCCGCCGCTGCCCGGGCACAGCTCGAGCAGGCAGACCAGCAGCTCAAGGCGTCCACGGCTCGTGTCGCCGCTGGAGTCGCCACCAAGTCAGACTCGTTGCGCTCGGCGATCCTGCTCGGCAATGCCCAGCTGGCCGTGCTGACCGCCGAGAACGACCTGCGTGTGGCTAACGCGTCTCTGACGCGTGTCTCCGGCTCGACCACCACTATCACGGCGTCTGCGGCCGATACGCTCGACACGCCCGTTGCTTTGCCGTCGGAAGTAGAACTGACCATGCTCGCGAGCGACGGCCCGGCCATTCGTCTGGCGCAGTCCAACGTGGCAGTGGCCAAGGCAGCCAAACAATCGCAGCGGACGTCGTACCTGCCCACGCTGGGCATGTCGTTTCAGTATGCGTTCAACCAGAACAGCGCGGGGTTCGCGGGTCGCAACCTGCTGCTGGTCGGCAGCGAGCATGCCACGCGCCAGACGATGAACTTCAACATCAACTACCCGCTGTTCAACGGCCTCCTTCGCGAATCACAGTCCGTTCAGGCGGATGTGACGCTCACGAACGCCGAAGCCCAGCTCCGGGACGTGCAGCTCGCGGCCAAGCAGAACCTCACCACGAATCTGCGTTCGCTGCAGAACGCCATGGCCCGTGTCCAGGTGCAGATGGCGGCAATCGCGGCGGCCGAGGAAGACCTGCGGGTGCAGCAGCAGCGGTATGCGTTGGGTGCGTCGACGCTGCTCGACCTGCTCACGTCACAGACCACGCTGAATCAGGCACGCCAGGCACTGATCCAGGCCCGCTTGGACAGCCGCATCGCCCGCGCGCAGCTTTCGGTGCTCATCGGACGGGAGCTGTAG
- a CDS encoding RNA polymerase sigma factor, whose translation MSDIRVGGAPVGTERPISPEALEERELVLAAQAGDNVAFAGLVRRHQRRAYAVARAIVLSHDDAEDAVQEGFLHAFRALERFRPEQAFGAWLHRIVANAALDIARRRKVRDADELPETLSSPHRDPAESDELRARLTRALDTLGERQRAVIVLHDVEGYKHAEIGTLLGIPEGTARSDLHHARAHLRRQLSNLRSEK comes from the coding sequence GTGTCCGACATTCGTGTCGGGGGGGCGCCCGTGGGTACTGAGCGCCCGATTTCGCCTGAGGCGCTCGAAGAGCGGGAATTGGTCCTGGCGGCGCAGGCCGGGGACAACGTGGCCTTTGCGGGCCTCGTACGCCGCCATCAGCGCCGGGCTTACGCCGTGGCGCGGGCAATCGTCCTATCGCATGACGACGCCGAGGATGCGGTGCAGGAAGGGTTTCTGCATGCGTTCCGTGCGTTGGAGCGTTTCCGTCCCGAGCAGGCGTTCGGGGCGTGGTTGCACCGCATCGTCGCCAATGCGGCCCTCGACATCGCTCGCCGACGCAAGGTGCGTGATGCCGATGAATTGCCGGAGACGCTGTCGTCTCCACATCGTGACCCCGCAGAATCCGACGAACTGCGCGCGCGGTTGACGCGTGCGCTGGACACCCTGGGCGAACGGCAGCGCGCCGTCATCGTGCTGCATGACGTCGAGGGATATAAACACGCAGAGATCGGCACCTTGCTCGGTATTCCCGAGGGGACTGCCCGATCGGACCTGCATCACGCTCGGGCGCACCTCAGGCGTCAGTTGAGCAACCTTCGGAGTGAAAAATGA
- a CDS encoding HDIG domain-containing metalloprotein — protein sequence MPSRLEAERLVHEWTASESLRKHMLAVECAMRAYARHLGEDEELWGVTGLIHDFDYERYPNASQAADVEHPAEGVRHLRTLGWPESVCEAVLGHADYCGVPRETTMAKALFAVDELSGLITACALVKPSRAVADVDVAGVRKKMKDKAFARGVNRDDIVQGAEALGVPLDEHIQRVLSAMQAHAGPLGLAGLTPPSSTTFSGDA from the coding sequence ATCCCTTCCCGTCTTGAGGCCGAGCGCCTGGTCCATGAGTGGACCGCCTCCGAGTCCCTCCGCAAACACATGCTGGCCGTCGAATGCGCCATGCGCGCGTACGCCCGTCATCTGGGTGAGGACGAGGAGCTGTGGGGGGTGACCGGCCTGATCCACGATTTTGACTACGAGCGGTATCCCAACGCTTCGCAGGCCGCCGATGTCGAACATCCGGCGGAGGGGGTCCGGCACCTGCGCACCCTCGGCTGGCCCGAGAGTGTCTGCGAGGCCGTCTTGGGCCACGCCGACTACTGCGGGGTACCGCGGGAGACCACCATGGCGAAGGCTCTCTTCGCGGTGGACGAACTCTCTGGGCTGATCACGGCCTGTGCGCTGGTGAAGCCGTCCAGGGCCGTGGCCGATGTCGATGTGGCGGGGGTGCGGAAGAAGATGAAAGACAAGGCATTTGCGCGCGGCGTCAACCGCGACGATATCGTGCAGGGCGCTGAGGCGCTGGGGGTGCCGCTGGATGAGCACATCCAGCGGGTCCTGTCGGCTATGCAGGCGCACGCCGGCCCCCTGGGTCTGGCGGGATTGACCCCCCCATCCTCAACGACGTTTTCCGGCGATGCGTAA
- a CDS encoding DHA2 family efflux MFS transporter permease subunit: MSTSVASPSALADSPSARGTSGAARAVADDPYKNKYLIAIAVTLAAVLELVDTSIVNVAIPHMMGTLGATLDEIAWVSTSYIIANVIVIPMSSWLSGFFGRQRYLTGSIFIFVIASFFCGAATSLWGLVFWRVLQGLGGGALLSTAQTTLFEAFPPHERGIGQAIFGVGVMVGPTIGPTLGGFIVDAYAWPWIFYINVPLGLIAALMVWTYVKDAAHQVRTRTIDGTGILLLTLAVGSLQWMLERGERYDWFESRFVLTLAIVSGVSAILLVWRELTIEEPVIDFRVLKSRQLAPGVVFASFMGVALFGSVFVLPVFLQSLHGYSAQQTGLVILPGAIASAFTMAIMGRFGGKIDARILVTIGAFLFLASMTKMSQLTLDAGQDDMFWPLILRGVGLGCLFVPLTGASMAGIPMERLGQATGMFNLMRQLGGSLGIAIMATMLSRLTKTEKAVLTEHVGAYDPATLERLNGLTHGLMGRGIDAATAKQQALMLLDGQITAQASVMAFSRIYLISGLLLVSALPLLLIWKTGRAVPVKADGH, translated from the coding sequence ATGAGCACTTCGGTGGCCAGCCCTTCGGCGTTGGCCGACTCCCCATCGGCGCGAGGCACCTCCGGTGCCGCCAGAGCCGTGGCGGACGATCCGTACAAGAACAAATATCTCATCGCGATCGCGGTGACGTTGGCAGCGGTGCTCGAACTCGTCGACACGTCCATCGTGAACGTCGCGATCCCGCACATGATGGGTACGCTGGGTGCGACACTCGACGAAATCGCGTGGGTGAGCACGTCGTACATCATCGCGAACGTCATCGTCATTCCGATGTCGAGCTGGTTGTCAGGCTTTTTCGGCCGGCAGCGCTATCTCACCGGTTCGATCTTCATCTTCGTCATCGCGTCGTTCTTCTGCGGTGCGGCCACGTCGCTGTGGGGCCTCGTGTTCTGGCGAGTGCTCCAGGGACTGGGCGGCGGCGCGTTGCTCTCGACCGCGCAGACCACGTTGTTCGAAGCGTTTCCGCCGCATGAACGCGGTATCGGTCAGGCCATCTTCGGCGTGGGTGTCATGGTGGGCCCGACCATTGGCCCGACGCTCGGCGGTTTCATCGTCGATGCGTATGCGTGGCCGTGGATCTTCTACATCAACGTGCCGCTCGGCCTGATTGCCGCGCTGATGGTGTGGACGTACGTGAAGGATGCCGCACACCAGGTGCGTACGCGCACGATCGATGGGACGGGCATCCTGCTGCTGACCCTGGCCGTGGGTTCCCTGCAGTGGATGCTGGAGCGTGGCGAACGGTACGACTGGTTCGAGTCACGCTTCGTGCTGACGCTGGCCATCGTGAGCGGGGTGTCGGCGATACTGCTGGTGTGGCGGGAGCTGACGATTGAAGAGCCGGTGATCGATTTCCGCGTGCTCAAATCGCGGCAACTGGCGCCGGGTGTGGTGTTCGCGAGCTTCATGGGCGTGGCGCTCTTTGGCTCGGTGTTCGTACTGCCTGTGTTCCTGCAGTCCCTGCACGGGTACAGCGCGCAGCAGACAGGACTCGTGATCTTGCCGGGCGCTATCGCCTCCGCATTCACGATGGCGATCATGGGGCGTTTCGGCGGGAAGATCGATGCACGCATCCTGGTCACCATTGGTGCCTTTCTGTTCCTGGCGTCGATGACGAAGATGTCGCAGCTCACGTTGGACGCCGGGCAGGACGACATGTTCTGGCCCCTCATCCTGCGCGGCGTGGGACTCGGTTGCCTGTTCGTGCCACTCACCGGCGCCAGCATGGCGGGCATCCCCATGGAACGCCTGGGTCAGGCCACGGGCATGTTCAACCTGATGCGTCAGTTGGGCGGCTCCCTGGGTATCGCCATCATGGCCACCATGCTCTCCCGACTGACCAAGACGGAGAAGGCGGTGCTGACCGAACACGTCGGCGCCTATGATCCGGCCACGCTGGAGCGCCTGAATGGCCTCACCCATGGCCTCATGGGTCGCGGGATCGACGCCGCCACCGCCAAGCAGCAGGCGCTGATGCTGCTGGACGGACAGATCACCGCCCAGGCCAGTGTCATGGCGTTTTCGCGGATCTACCTGATTTCGGGGTTGCTGCTGGTGTCGGCGCTGCCGCTGCTGCTCATCTGGAAGACGGGACGAGCGGTACCGGTGAAGGCAGACGGGCACTAG
- a CDS encoding HlyD family secretion protein, which yields MARPNIRLLIPIAALVAVGIWGYQRWSFGRSHESTDNAQIDGHIVPVVAKVGGYVTAINAIDNGHVDGKHVLVKLDTRELEVKLAQAEAELAAARASAGGRGLEGQAVTVVRTASSQRDVGSAQVDAAKAQLIRAQADLTRAKELAGKQIISMAQLDGAQATFDAATANLEATQRQVLAATGSIANAQAGVRLAQARLAAAEAARDNAALQLSYATVEAPLSGIVSRKQVELGQLIQAGQAMMSIVADTGLFVTANMKETQLARLRVGQKVDLEIDAYEATAEGEVESIASATGAKFALLPPDNATGNFTKVVQRVPVRIRVTKDLGKDRPLRPGMSVLASVVVR from the coding sequence ATGGCTCGCCCGAATATTCGTCTCCTGATCCCGATCGCCGCCCTCGTGGCCGTGGGCATCTGGGGCTATCAACGCTGGTCCTTTGGTCGCTCCCATGAGTCGACCGACAACGCTCAGATCGACGGCCACATCGTACCGGTGGTGGCCAAGGTCGGTGGCTATGTCACCGCCATCAACGCCATCGACAACGGCCATGTCGACGGCAAACACGTGCTCGTGAAACTCGACACGCGCGAACTCGAGGTGAAGCTCGCCCAGGCAGAAGCGGAGCTCGCCGCCGCGCGGGCATCGGCCGGTGGCCGCGGCCTGGAAGGCCAGGCGGTGACGGTGGTGCGTACGGCGTCGAGCCAACGTGATGTCGGCTCCGCGCAGGTGGACGCGGCCAAGGCGCAGCTCATTCGGGCCCAGGCCGACCTGACGCGTGCGAAGGAGCTCGCCGGCAAGCAGATCATCAGCATGGCGCAGCTCGACGGCGCGCAGGCCACCTTCGATGCGGCCACCGCCAACCTCGAAGCCACGCAGCGTCAGGTGCTGGCCGCCACTGGCAGCATCGCCAACGCGCAGGCCGGTGTGCGACTCGCCCAGGCCCGTCTCGCGGCGGCCGAAGCGGCCCGCGACAACGCGGCCTTGCAGTTGTCGTATGCCACCGTCGAGGCGCCGCTCTCCGGCATCGTGTCGCGCAAGCAGGTCGAACTGGGTCAGCTCATTCAGGCCGGTCAGGCGATGATGTCGATCGTGGCCGACACAGGTCTCTTTGTCACGGCCAACATGAAGGAGACGCAGCTCGCGCGCCTGCGCGTGGGGCAGAAGGTCGATCTCGAGATCGATGCCTATGAGGCCACGGCTGAAGGCGAAGTCGAGAGCATCGCGTCGGCCACCGGCGCCAAGTTCGCCCTGCTGCCGCCGGACAACGCGACGGGCAACTTCACGAAGGTCGTACAGCGTGTGCCGGTGCGCATCCGCGTGACGAAGGACCTCGGCAAGGATCGTCCGCTGCGTCCGGGTATGTCGGTGCTGGCCAGCGTCGTCGTCCGGTAA
- a CDS encoding TolC family protein, which produces MTYSILQTSDDSGPDRLGHGGPRRGSSRAPASRARIVAATVAGLFLALGGSQAEAQTRITLGDAARLAAKQNGAIDISKARVEQAAARATQRRGALFPDLAGAIIQSERTLNTATFGFSFVNPVTGAPMMRPDGELLGPVPTIDLRYRVQAPLLDLGKWGSWRAAQASTTAAGAEVNAQAEGAAAAAAATYVRAARAEAQLSARRADSTLAADLLGIARDQLQAGVGIALDVTRAESQLANVRAQIIMARNDRDRTLLELKRITGVAADASLELADSLAGLPLASALPSASEALTAALDTRADVRALKAQEFAQQQSAKAIRWERAPQLGLTVDHGVIGRNYERLLPTYTWGVQLSVGVFDGFRRESRLEEQVAAARETDARLRDLRAQSSLEVRAALLDLGSAQEQVDAVRERLRLAEQEVSQAQERFRAGVAGNADVITALLSLNQARTLRNDALAAYHGARVALAKAMGDAQKLP; this is translated from the coding sequence ATGACATACAGCATTCTACAAACATCTGACGATTCGGGCCCGGATCGATTGGGGCATGGCGGGCCGCGCCGCGGCTCAAGCCGTGCCCCTGCCTCACGAGCCCGGATTGTCGCGGCTACCGTCGCGGGCCTGTTCCTGGCGCTTGGTGGCTCACAAGCCGAGGCCCAGACCCGGATCACGCTGGGAGACGCCGCGCGCCTGGCCGCCAAGCAAAACGGGGCCATCGACATCTCCAAGGCTCGTGTTGAACAGGCCGCGGCACGCGCCACGCAACGCAGAGGAGCTCTGTTTCCAGACCTTGCAGGCGCCATTATTCAGTCAGAAAGAACACTCAATACTGCCACTTTCGGATTTTCGTTCGTCAATCCGGTGACTGGCGCGCCGATGATGCGGCCGGACGGTGAACTGCTTGGCCCCGTGCCCACGATCGACCTCCGGTACCGTGTGCAGGCGCCTCTGCTCGATCTGGGCAAATGGGGGAGTTGGCGTGCCGCGCAGGCCAGCACCACGGCCGCTGGCGCCGAGGTGAACGCCCAGGCCGAGGGCGCAGCGGCGGCCGCCGCCGCGACCTATGTGCGGGCCGCGCGGGCCGAAGCGCAGTTGTCGGCTCGTCGAGCGGATTCGACGCTCGCCGCAGACTTGCTGGGCATCGCGCGCGATCAGTTGCAGGCGGGGGTCGGTATCGCCCTCGACGTCACCCGCGCGGAATCGCAGCTCGCCAATGTGCGCGCACAGATCATCATGGCGCGGAACGACCGCGACCGCACCTTGCTCGAGCTCAAGCGGATCACCGGCGTGGCCGCCGATGCCTCACTCGAACTGGCCGATTCTCTGGCCGGGTTGCCGTTGGCCAGTGCCCTGCCCTCCGCCAGCGAAGCGCTGACGGCCGCGCTCGACACTCGGGCTGACGTGCGGGCGCTCAAGGCACAGGAGTTTGCGCAGCAACAGTCGGCCAAGGCCATTCGCTGGGAACGGGCGCCCCAACTCGGGCTCACGGTGGACCACGGCGTGATCGGCCGCAACTACGAGCGCCTGCTGCCCACCTACACCTGGGGCGTGCAGCTCTCGGTGGGTGTGTTCGACGGATTCCGTCGCGAATCACGTCTCGAGGAGCAGGTCGCGGCGGCTCGTGAGACCGATGCACGCCTGCGCGATCTGCGCGCACAGAGCTCGCTCGAAGTGCGCGCGGCGCTGCTGGATCTTGGCTCGGCTCAGGAACAGGTGGACGCGGTGCGAGAACGTCTGCGCCTCGCCGAACAGGAAGTTTCCCAGGCGCAGGAGCGCTTCCGTGCCGGTGTGGCCGGCAATGCGGATGTGATCACGGCCCTGCTCTCACTCAATCAGGCGCGCACGCTGCGCAACGACGCGTTGGCTGCCTATCACGGCGCCCGCGTGGCCCTCGCCAAGGCGATGGGCGATGCACAGAAGCTGCCCTGA